One window from the genome of Elusimicrobiota bacterium encodes:
- a CDS encoding S8 family serine peptidase, whose amino-acid sequence MRTQKSIGLLIGLTLWFGGGAAAKAPVARSTVPRRASDHILVKFRSQATAAKRTAALAHLRVTEKHTLSPIGVKVLSVPAGVTPEEMINRIQTEMGNEVEFAELDTVQFAQKIPNDPLLSSQYHLNKTACPAAWDTTSGAGITIAIADTGVMPTHPDLAGHLVPGVNVAEGNLDTSDQEGHGTTVAGAAAAIGDNNLDVAGVAYNASIMPIKIVEGADDFSYSVVMASAIIYAADHGIKVLNMSFGSDFCDSVVILQAADYMRSKGGLVIKSAGNSSINRGCAQMPGLVYVSATDADDHLTDFSNFGQEIGVSAPGSAILTTNCNGCLQGPGHGEVDTVAGTSFSSPITAGVMALIFSIDSTFTPEQAQQILFDSTDDLGDPGYDIYYGWGRVNASRAVELAKQRSITFQLNSLTNVYAYPNPWDVRRTGNRLMTFANIPDGASVKIFTLSGFWVKNLTPSNGRATWDLTNSAGEPVASGLYFYLIKSSDGEHKARGTVAIIK is encoded by the coding sequence ATGAGGACTCAGAAATCCATCGGCTTGCTCATCGGTCTGACCCTGTGGTTCGGCGGGGGGGCCGCCGCGAAAGCACCTGTCGCACGTTCAACCGTTCCCCGGCGAGCCTCCGACCATATCCTAGTGAAGTTCCGGTCACAAGCCACCGCTGCAAAGCGGACGGCCGCTCTGGCTCATCTTCGAGTGACTGAGAAGCACACCCTTTCACCGATCGGCGTAAAAGTTCTCTCTGTCCCGGCGGGCGTGACTCCCGAAGAAATGATTAACCGAATCCAAACTGAAATGGGAAACGAGGTGGAATTTGCGGAACTGGATACCGTCCAGTTCGCCCAAAAGATTCCCAATGACCCTCTTTTGAGTTCCCAGTATCATCTCAACAAAACCGCCTGTCCCGCCGCATGGGACACAACAAGCGGAGCAGGAATAACCATTGCCATCGCTGACACAGGGGTCATGCCAACGCACCCCGATCTCGCGGGACATCTGGTGCCGGGGGTCAACGTCGCTGAAGGGAATCTCGACACCTCCGATCAGGAAGGGCATGGAACAACGGTCGCCGGAGCCGCTGCCGCCATCGGTGATAACAACCTTGATGTGGCCGGGGTGGCTTATAACGCCAGTATCATGCCCATCAAGATCGTCGAGGGCGCCGATGATTTTTCTTACAGTGTGGTGATGGCCTCTGCCATTATCTACGCGGCTGACCATGGGATTAAAGTTTTGAATATGAGTTTCGGCTCGGATTTCTGCGATTCCGTGGTGATCCTGCAGGCGGCGGATTACATGCGCTCAAAAGGCGGCCTCGTGATCAAGTCAGCGGGCAACAGCAGCATCAACCGAGGGTGCGCTCAAATGCCCGGTCTTGTTTATGTCTCGGCCACGGATGCAGATGACCATCTGACCGATTTCTCAAATTTCGGGCAGGAGATCGGCGTGTCCGCTCCAGGGTCGGCTATTTTAACCACCAACTGCAATGGCTGTTTACAGGGACCCGGGCACGGCGAAGTGGACACGGTCGCTGGAACATCTTTCTCGTCTCCGATTACCGCCGGCGTCATGGCCCTGATTTTTTCCATTGACTCGACCTTTACTCCGGAACAGGCGCAGCAGATTCTGTTTGATTCAACGGACGATCTGGGTGATCCAGGTTACGATATTTATTATGGGTGGGGCCGGGTCAACGCCAGCCGGGCGGTGGAACTGGCCAAGCAGCGCTCCATTACCTTTCAACTGAACTCGCTGACCAACGTTTATGCCTATCCAAACCCGTGGGACGTTCGCCGCACCGGCAATCGGCTGATGACTTTTGCGAATATCCCGGATGGCGCTTCCGTCAAAATTTTCACGCTCTCCGGTTTTTGGGTCAAAAACCTTACCCCTTCCAATGGCCGAGCGACCTGGGACCTGACGAACAGTGCCGGCGAGCCGGTGGCCTCCGGGCTTTACTTCTACCTCATCAAATCCAGCGACGGCGAACACAAAGCCCGCGGGACCGTCGCCATCATCAAATAA
- a CDS encoding PorV/PorQ family protein produces MNYRQEYRVIVFLIASALSRTLYAAAGTEAASFLDIPVGAGPASLGAAYSARAEDAYATVWNPAGLGFLECPQLAGTHQPYLESVHYEYLSYVHPLGTKEPVTGRTRRGFGSSIQYLGSGDLDRRDEIGTPMGTFSSYYAAYSLAYGQRWRDHWSFGAAAKAITAKISDASAMTGAADLGVLYKPMDRFSLGAVAANLGPNLKFVNEGDPLPMAFRLGGLYALDSDWNVSAEGVYRRTGLLSGSIGAEYIYEDVFTVRCGYNTSHTKELSLMSGFSSGFGLFLWGQELSYAWVPFGELGTSHYFSLVLRFGQTQSSRPSRQKTVTEANFEHPILDESGYQNLYDVLNPDERKALQPAPARKGKDSRP; encoded by the coding sequence ATGAATTATCGACAGGAATACCGAGTCATCGTTTTTTTGATCGCCAGCGCCCTCTCCCGGACTCTTTATGCGGCGGCTGGGACAGAAGCCGCCAGTTTTTTGGACATCCCGGTCGGCGCCGGTCCGGCCTCCCTGGGAGCTGCCTACTCCGCCCGTGCCGAGGACGCTTATGCCACCGTTTGGAATCCGGCGGGACTTGGTTTTCTGGAATGTCCTCAGCTGGCCGGAACGCATCAACCCTACCTCGAATCTGTTCACTACGAATACCTGAGTTACGTCCATCCTCTGGGGACGAAAGAGCCCGTCACGGGTCGCACCCGCCGAGGGTTTGGATCATCGATCCAATATTTAGGCTCGGGGGACCTGGACCGGCGCGATGAAATCGGTACCCCGATGGGGACTTTCTCTTCGTATTATGCCGCCTATTCCCTGGCTTATGGCCAGCGCTGGCGCGACCATTGGTCATTCGGCGCAGCCGCCAAGGCGATCACCGCCAAAATCTCCGACGCCTCCGCGATGACCGGCGCCGCAGACCTCGGCGTTCTCTATAAACCCATGGACCGATTCTCGCTGGGAGCGGTCGCTGCCAATCTGGGACCCAATTTAAAATTTGTGAACGAGGGAGACCCGTTGCCGATGGCTTTTCGCCTGGGAGGACTCTATGCCCTGGATTCGGATTGGAATGTGTCAGCCGAAGGCGTTTATCGGCGAACCGGACTGCTCAGCGGGTCGATTGGAGCGGAATACATTTATGAAGACGTCTTTACCGTTCGTTGCGGATACAACACCAGCCATACGAAAGAACTCAGTCTGATGTCCGGCTTTTCCTCCGGATTCGGTCTTTTTCTATGGGGACAGGAATTGTCCTACGCATGGGTCCCCTTTGGTGAGTTGGGAACCAGTCACTACTTCTCGCTCGTTTTGCGCTTCGGCCAGACCCAATCCTCCCGCCCCTCCCGTCAAAAAACAGTCACGGAGGCCAATTTTGAACATCCCATTTTAGACGAATCCGGGTATCAGAACCTCTACGATGTCCTGAATCCCGACGAACGCAAAGCGCTCCAGCCGGCCCCCGCTCGAAAAGGAAAGGATTCACGGCCATGA
- a CDS encoding DUF3108 domain-containing protein has product MTPYSTPFQAGESLLFAIRWGAITGGYSTLSVNPLDLTSSTVAYHIISEARSTGIVDTFYHVEDRNEAWLDAIRPRSLRYEKNLHEGKYRAHQIVELDQVQHSFIEQEERFDKQSFEHKQGAIPPDVLDILSSLYYVRTQPLAVGLSYTIDVHSGAKTWPLLVRVTKRERVKVKAGRFDCFRLEPLLREPGIFIPKGKKLMVWVTADDRHLPVLMRSEVFIGHVSAELVREQPVLPPNTDRVSQPLLSSGLN; this is encoded by the coding sequence GTGACACCTTATTCAACTCCTTTTCAGGCTGGGGAATCCCTGCTCTTTGCGATCCGATGGGGAGCCATCACAGGGGGGTATTCAACGCTGTCGGTGAATCCCCTGGACCTAACGTCCAGTACCGTGGCTTACCACATTATTTCTGAAGCGCGCTCCACCGGGATCGTGGATACTTTTTATCATGTCGAAGACCGCAACGAAGCCTGGCTGGACGCCATTCGACCCCGTTCCCTGCGGTACGAAAAAAACCTGCATGAAGGGAAATACCGGGCGCATCAGATCGTCGAGCTGGATCAAGTCCAGCATTCCTTTATCGAGCAGGAAGAACGTTTTGATAAACAATCGTTTGAACACAAGCAAGGAGCCATTCCTCCCGATGTCCTGGACATCTTGAGCAGTCTTTACTATGTTCGCACGCAGCCGCTCGCGGTGGGTCTTTCCTATACGATCGACGTTCATAGCGGGGCTAAAACCTGGCCGCTGCTTGTTCGAGTGACGAAACGCGAACGGGTAAAGGTTAAAGCAGGCCGATTCGACTGCTTCCGGTTGGAACCGCTTCTGCGGGAGCCGGGAATTTTTATCCCCAAAGGGAAGAAACTAATGGTATGGGTCACGGCAGATGACCGGCATCTGCCGGTCTTAATGCGGTCGGAGGTTTTCATCGGGCATGTCTCGGCGGAACTGGTTCGGGAACAACCCGTTTTACCCCCTAACACGGACCGGGTGTCGCAGCCCCTGCTGTCTTCCGGACTGAATTAG
- the rnr gene encoding ribonuclease R, giving the protein MKHPFSKPHRHRRPNHAGRTPARPPAAPLLPARKQAGNRFVEGTLQLKGRVGFVLSDQPDLSDVLIDGPSLALAMDGDRVSAEVTSSPQAPRRSGRLLKVLEHARDTVVGSFGRVNGSPVVLLENSLQPIRLLQLHHFHPGDGELVVARITQWPGAKTTATAELTDVLGPRSKPGVELQAVIHKYNLSDVFPLEVEREAGVFGETVLPDAYAGRETLFHQRIFTIDGADAKDFDDAVSIESLPHGGWRLGVHIADVSHYVRENSVLDEEAYRRGTSVYLSGTVLPMLPFSLSDGLCSLRPEQIRLTLSCEMDLTTEGTVSSHRIFESAIRSVRRFTYEQVEQILKGETLPGLPSAIHGDIREMSHLARLIRRQRTTRGSLDFDFPEPDVKTDPHGRPLDIRRRERLESHRLIEDFMILANEAVARHMSRGPFLYRIHEAPDPQKLVKLRQSLELIGLRFPRGFGTDDPRTLQHLLQAAEGKPTQPMVHMMVLRSLKQAVYSTTHAGHFGLASSCYTHFTSPIRRYPDLIVHRLIKERLHHFTTDRQTRWKPLLAKIAPHASQRERVAVDAEREYLDVQKVRLMEPHVGESFSGVISSVTAFGIFVQLKEFFVEGLVHISNLQGDYYLFDEVRLQLRGKRTGRIFQMGQSVRIQLAAANPVKRQLDFDLLPSDPPRKK; this is encoded by the coding sequence GTGAAACATCCTTTCTCCAAGCCCCATCGCCACCGGCGGCCGAACCACGCCGGACGCACGCCAGCCCGTCCTCCCGCTGCTCCGCTCCTCCCGGCCCGGAAACAGGCCGGCAATCGTTTTGTCGAAGGAACCTTGCAACTCAAAGGACGGGTCGGATTTGTGCTCTCCGATCAACCGGATCTGAGCGATGTTCTGATCGACGGGCCAAGCCTCGCGCTGGCCATGGACGGCGACCGGGTTAGCGCGGAGGTGACCTCGTCGCCTCAAGCGCCTCGCCGGAGCGGACGTCTTTTGAAAGTCCTGGAGCATGCGCGCGACACGGTCGTGGGCTCGTTCGGACGCGTGAATGGATCGCCTGTCGTCCTGCTGGAAAATTCTCTCCAACCCATCCGGCTTCTTCAGCTCCATCATTTTCATCCGGGTGACGGGGAGCTGGTCGTCGCCCGGATCACCCAGTGGCCGGGCGCTAAAACCACCGCCACCGCGGAACTGACGGACGTTCTAGGGCCGCGGTCCAAACCCGGTGTTGAGCTTCAGGCCGTGATCCATAAATACAATTTGTCGGACGTGTTCCCTCTGGAGGTTGAGCGGGAAGCGGGCGTCTTCGGCGAGACCGTATTGCCCGACGCGTATGCCGGGCGGGAAACCCTTTTTCATCAACGCATTTTCACGATCGATGGAGCGGATGCGAAAGATTTTGATGATGCCGTCTCCATTGAATCGCTTCCCCACGGAGGCTGGCGCCTGGGCGTCCATATTGCCGACGTCTCCCATTATGTCCGTGAGAACTCGGTTCTGGATGAGGAAGCCTATCGGCGGGGAACCAGTGTTTATCTCTCCGGTACTGTTCTGCCCATGCTGCCGTTTTCTCTTTCCGACGGTCTCTGCAGCCTGCGGCCGGAGCAGATCCGTTTGACGCTGTCTTGTGAGATGGATCTGACGACGGAAGGGACGGTGAGTTCGCATCGAATTTTTGAAAGCGCCATCCGCAGTGTCCGCCGCTTCACCTATGAACAAGTCGAGCAAATCCTCAAAGGCGAGACGTTGCCGGGGCTACCCTCGGCCATCCATGGCGATATCCGGGAAATGAGCCATCTGGCTCGACTGATCCGGCGGCAGCGCACCACACGCGGATCGCTGGATTTTGATTTTCCGGAACCGGATGTTAAAACAGATCCGCACGGACGCCCCCTGGATATCCGGCGGCGGGAGCGCCTGGAGAGCCACCGCCTGATTGAAGATTTCATGATCCTGGCCAACGAAGCCGTGGCCCGTCACATGAGCCGGGGGCCTTTCCTGTATCGCATTCACGAAGCACCGGATCCCCAAAAACTGGTGAAGCTTCGCCAATCCCTGGAATTGATCGGCCTCCGGTTTCCCAGGGGCTTCGGGACGGACGACCCGCGCACCCTGCAACATCTTCTGCAGGCGGCCGAAGGGAAACCGACTCAACCGATGGTCCACATGATGGTGTTGCGTAGTTTGAAACAGGCGGTTTACTCAACGACCCATGCGGGGCACTTCGGGTTGGCGTCTTCCTGCTACACTCATTTCACCTCGCCCATTCGCCGCTACCCTGACCTGATCGTCCACCGGTTGATCAAAGAACGGCTTCATCATTTCACCACCGATCGCCAGACGCGCTGGAAACCGCTGCTCGCGAAGATCGCGCCCCACGCCTCGCAGCGGGAACGCGTCGCCGTGGATGCCGAACGGGAATACCTGGATGTTCAAAAAGTCCGGCTGATGGAGCCTCACGTCGGAGAGAGTTTTTCGGGGGTCATTTCCAGCGTCACCGCTTTTGGTATTTTTGTCCAGCTCAAGGAATTTTTCGTTGAAGGCCTTGTCCATATTTCCAACCTTCAGGGGGATTACTACCTTTTCGATGAGGTCCGCTTGCAGCTGCGCGGCAAACGCACCGGGCGGATCTTTCAGATGGGCCAATCCGTCCGTATCCAACTCGCGGCGGCCAACCCCGTCAAACGCCAGCTGGATTTTGATCTTCTTCCGTCTGATCCCCCCCGCAAAAAGTAG
- a CDS encoding PilZ domain-containing protein — translation MKPERRQSPRIHSTVPLDLYDPRGRMVIGEGYFVNISEQGAMVRSRNTLASKKKIRLHLAADKESPLQLSGRVVWTQKKRPGFTYGIRFDPIPAPLAP, via the coding sequence ATGAAGCCGGAACGCCGTCAATCGCCCCGCATCCATTCGACTGTTCCTCTGGATCTTTATGATCCCAGGGGCCGCATGGTGATCGGAGAAGGCTATTTTGTCAACATCTCGGAACAGGGAGCGATGGTCCGAAGCCGGAACACGCTCGCCTCGAAAAAGAAAATCCGCCTGCATCTGGCCGCTGATAAAGAGTCCCCCCTCCAGCTTTCGGGACGGGTCGTCTGGACTCAAAAGAAACGGCCCGGGTTTACGTACGGGATCCGGTTTGACCCGATTCCCGCGCCCCTCGCTCCGTGA
- a CDS encoding PAS domain-containing protein — protein MKTQPSLFPRAAILLAGEALLLWGLWWGMGRETAAVNQAVSEISDLKDPSPFRAALMGHLGKIRIGLQGYLCSQDASLLKQVADSRQDFEASLPEFAHQNPSLFPPEAAREIRNAFDLFKEAVDRTLEANTRRLSQWGVLEQNFTRILFLIEHKVRPLIRKDQPDGEERSEAILNIENQLRAWQQNLVLVWAQPSDAAKELTFENDNRGESYLDLYGRMQLLPVERKTQREILTLWKANSHLARESVAIETNVSQTVSTMDAQRSHLTETLNHFLPVMPPAQLEIRKQEFFWRIRLHTAAVCLLAFLGLVSLVGFALVLYRQGRRYLFSAGPAPSGLTFQMDLKGVVTSWSVIAEELYGYRPSEMLGQSIVKLFESESEINRLYAELQAARQIFFETTHKTKPGASLQVRIEFRPIAGHPTTIGIICTPR, from the coding sequence ATGAAGACTCAACCGTCATTGTTCCCGCGCGCGGCGATATTGTTGGCAGGAGAAGCCTTGCTCCTGTGGGGGCTGTGGTGGGGCATGGGACGGGAGACTGCGGCGGTGAATCAGGCGGTCAGCGAGATTTCGGATCTCAAAGACCCTTCCCCTTTCCGTGCGGCGCTGATGGGACACCTCGGGAAAATCCGCATCGGCCTGCAGGGTTATCTGTGCAGCCAGGACGCATCCTTATTGAAACAAGTTGCCGACAGCCGGCAGGACTTTGAAGCCTCACTCCCCGAGTTCGCCCACCAGAACCCCAGCCTGTTCCCGCCGGAGGCCGCCCGGGAAATCCGGAACGCTTTCGATCTGTTCAAGGAAGCGGTCGATCGGACGCTCGAGGCCAATACCCGCCGTTTGTCACAGTGGGGAGTGCTGGAACAGAACTTCACGCGGATTCTTTTCCTGATCGAACACAAGGTGCGGCCGCTCATCCGGAAGGACCAGCCCGACGGGGAAGAACGAAGCGAGGCGATTCTGAATATTGAGAATCAACTGCGCGCCTGGCAGCAGAATCTCGTTCTGGTCTGGGCGCAGCCCTCGGACGCCGCCAAAGAACTGACCTTTGAGAATGATAACCGGGGCGAATCCTATCTGGATCTTTACGGGCGGATGCAGTTGCTGCCGGTTGAGCGAAAAACACAGCGCGAAATCCTTACGCTTTGGAAAGCCAACAGCCATCTGGCCCGGGAAAGTGTTGCCATTGAAACGAACGTGAGCCAGACGGTGAGCACCATGGATGCTCAGCGTTCCCATCTGACCGAGACGCTGAACCATTTCCTGCCGGTGATGCCGCCCGCGCAGCTGGAGATCCGTAAACAGGAGTTTTTCTGGAGGATCCGGCTTCATACGGCCGCGGTGTGTCTCCTGGCTTTTCTAGGGCTTGTTTCGCTCGTTGGTTTTGCGCTTGTCCTGTACCGCCAGGGACGCCGTTATCTGTTTTCTGCGGGCCCCGCGCCTTCGGGGCTGACCTTTCAGATGGATTTGAAGGGGGTTGTGACGAGCTGGAGTGTCATCGCGGAAGAACTCTATGGCTACCGGCCGTCCGAGATGCTGGGGCAGTCGATCGTCAAGCTCTTTGAATCCGAGTCTGAGATTAACCGCCTTTATGCGGAGCTTCAGGCCGCCCGTCAGATCTTTTTTGAGACAACGCATAAGACCAAACCCGGAGCCTCCCTCCAGGTCCGCATCGAATTCCGGCCGATTGCCGGCCACCCTACGACCATCGGCATCATCTGTACCCCGCGTTAA
- a CDS encoding ATP-binding protein, producing MGILLHRRSTAFWFVLACAVISWAGFAAYWGTHGLVRSFDSVSESHRALEKLQTIQVLMESAEASVSRYVITGDPASLSPYQEAQRVIPQRLRQIKSRSPKPLNRLVLVHLQYLSNIVAARKAGGYAAAEQWVLSEDNVSVRQALARGLSDLQEKESAQVRRRSTTTSRHSSKVTAGLVLFACVSLGFLAGAFGLLRRESDGRVLAESETERMETFLHSIIERIPYRILVKEATNLRLTLVNKAASEWLGRSETELLGSNAYDLRPHEEAQHEVQQDRQVLRDGKAVNIPEESLVLPSGEARTLHTQKVSIPDQNGAPAYLVTISEDITERKQAQRMLELSRDAAEESARVKAEFLRNMSHEFRTPLSIIIGMTSLLLDSELSDEQRRFASTVQRAAGGLTHLTKDILDFSKMESGTFTLETQEISIRPAVDSVVAMFSEQARAKGVGLVSLIPNEIPATLLGDGIRLRQVLTQLVGNAVKFTSRGEVILRITKAKEDETRLWLTCRITDTGIGIDPDVQKHLFEVFRQGDGSRTRQFGGTGLGLAMSRRIVELMGGEIGFESAPKEGSSFWFTLPFQKRGSSFSPIDQPSLPWTRARVLVVDENETVRQLLRQQLGTWALASEGVSSGEAALTLLRREQKAGRPFAIVLLDMHLPDMESVDFARAVKQDPHVAQTQLLVMTTSDSPLDPATGSSLGFSGWIFKPPQPEALFEHLSLLIEPVRQDHPRAA from the coding sequence ATGGGGATACTTCTACATCGTCGATCCACCGCGTTCTGGTTTGTCCTGGCGTGCGCCGTCATTTCATGGGCGGGATTCGCTGCGTATTGGGGGACTCACGGGCTGGTCCGTTCGTTTGATTCCGTCTCAGAATCCCACCGGGCCTTGGAGAAATTGCAAACGATCCAGGTGCTGATGGAATCCGCGGAGGCGTCGGTCAGCCGTTACGTCATTACGGGCGACCCCGCCAGCCTGTCGCCGTATCAGGAGGCCCAACGGGTCATCCCGCAGCGGTTGCGCCAGATCAAATCACGAAGCCCAAAGCCGCTGAATCGGCTGGTCCTGGTTCATCTGCAGTATCTCTCGAATATCGTCGCGGCGCGGAAAGCCGGAGGGTATGCGGCGGCGGAACAGTGGGTGTTATCCGAAGATAATGTTTCCGTTCGCCAGGCGCTGGCGCGCGGGCTCTCCGACCTACAGGAAAAGGAAAGCGCTCAGGTTCGCCGGCGCTCAACGACCACCTCCCGTCATTCGTCAAAAGTCACCGCTGGGCTGGTCTTATTCGCCTGCGTCAGCCTTGGATTTTTGGCGGGGGCCTTTGGTCTGCTGCGCCGGGAGTCCGACGGGCGTGTTCTGGCCGAAAGCGAGACGGAACGCATGGAAACGTTTTTGCATTCGATTATTGAGCGGATACCCTATCGCATTCTGGTGAAAGAAGCGACGAACCTGCGCTTGACCCTCGTCAACAAAGCGGCGTCAGAATGGCTGGGCCGATCGGAAACAGAGTTGTTGGGCAGCAATGCCTATGATTTGCGTCCGCACGAAGAGGCTCAACACGAAGTTCAGCAGGACCGCCAGGTTTTGCGGGATGGGAAAGCAGTCAATATCCCGGAAGAATCTTTAGTCTTGCCCAGCGGGGAAGCGCGTACTCTTCATACACAGAAAGTCTCTATCCCGGATCAAAATGGGGCCCCGGCCTATCTCGTCACGATTTCGGAAGACATTACCGAGCGCAAACAGGCGCAGCGGATGTTGGAACTCTCGCGGGATGCGGCCGAGGAATCGGCGCGCGTCAAAGCGGAATTTCTCCGCAACATGAGCCACGAGTTCCGTACGCCGCTGAGCATCATTATTGGAATGACGTCGCTGCTTCTGGATTCCGAACTCTCGGACGAACAACGCCGCTTTGCCTCGACGGTGCAGCGGGCGGCCGGCGGGTTGACCCATTTGACCAAGGATATTCTCGATTTCTCAAAAATGGAATCCGGAACCTTTACCCTCGAGACGCAGGAGATCTCGATCCGTCCGGCCGTGGACAGTGTGGTGGCCATGTTTTCCGAGCAGGCGCGGGCCAAGGGAGTGGGCCTGGTCAGCCTGATCCCCAATGAAATTCCGGCCACGCTCCTCGGTGACGGGATTCGTTTGCGGCAGGTTCTGACGCAGCTGGTGGGAAATGCCGTGAAGTTTACATCGCGCGGTGAAGTGATTCTTCGAATCACCAAGGCGAAAGAGGACGAGACGCGTCTGTGGTTGACCTGCCGGATTACAGACACCGGCATCGGGATTGATCCGGATGTCCAAAAACATTTGTTTGAAGTATTCCGCCAGGGAGACGGTTCGCGGACCCGCCAGTTCGGCGGGACGGGGCTAGGGTTGGCCATGTCCAGACGGATCGTGGAGTTAATGGGAGGGGAAATCGGTTTTGAAAGTGCTCCCAAAGAAGGATCTTCTTTCTGGTTTACACTTCCCTTTCAGAAACGAGGATCATCTTTCTCGCCTATTGATCAACCCTCGTTGCCGTGGACGCGGGCGCGGGTGCTGGTGGTTGACGAAAATGAAACCGTTCGTCAGTTGCTTCGTCAACAACTGGGGACCTGGGCGCTTGCCAGTGAAGGAGTATCCAGCGGGGAAGCGGCCTTGACGCTGCTCCGGCGCGAACAGAAAGCCGGCCGGCCTTTCGCGATCGTGCTTTTGGATATGCATCTGCCGGATATGGAAAGCGTTGATTTCGCTCGGGCCGTGAAACAAGACCCCCATGTAGCTCAGACGCAGTTGTTGGTCATGACCACTTCTGATTCACCGCTCGATCCAGCGACGGGTTCGTCCCTTGGTTTTTCTGGATGGATTTTCAAGCCGCCCCAGCCGGAAGCGCTGTTCGAGCATCTGTCTCTCCTCATTGAGCCCGTTCGGCAGGATCATCCACGAGCGGCCTAA
- the rimO gene encoding 30S ribosomal protein S12 methylthiotransferase RimO translates to MPAKQKVSIVTLGCPKNQVDTQNLTRLLRARGYDVVTNPAEADAIVIHTCSFIEAAKKESVETILQAAQLKTKGKKLLVTGCLVQQHGPSLLDELPEVDAFLGTGQLSQVPDFLDKPRDRFLDRANPGGFMDPDVPRTRQTTGPTAYLRLSEGCSHPCSFCVIPRIRGPVQSRREEAILQEARELAAQGVEEFLVIAQDTGDWGRDFKATGRLPALLRSVSRIPSIRWIRLMYMHPISFSDALLETLVEQPKKFPYLDIPLQHIDSRVLSEMQRKTDESDIRHLLDRLHSKAPHLSLRTTFIVGFPGETDAQFDRLLHFVQEGHFDYLGAFAYSPEEETPAARRTDQIPEDVKQERLAALTEAYYDVALAKAQQRIGQVETVLLEDSEAGDVFGRTCREAPEIDAVVRLLQKTVEPRGGRFIQAKLTGFDAYEFSAEPV, encoded by the coding sequence ATGCCTGCGAAACAAAAAGTATCCATCGTAACGCTCGGTTGCCCCAAAAACCAGGTCGACACCCAGAACCTCACCCGGTTACTGCGGGCGCGCGGGTATGACGTGGTGACCAATCCGGCGGAAGCGGATGCCATTGTCATCCACACGTGTTCCTTTATCGAAGCCGCAAAAAAGGAATCCGTTGAAACGATCCTTCAGGCCGCTCAATTAAAGACAAAGGGGAAGAAACTCCTCGTGACCGGCTGCCTGGTTCAGCAGCACGGCCCGTCACTTCTCGATGAACTGCCGGAAGTGGATGCTTTTCTCGGGACCGGGCAGCTGTCGCAAGTCCCGGATTTTCTCGATAAACCGCGTGACCGTTTTCTCGATCGGGCCAACCCCGGCGGGTTTATGGACCCGGATGTTCCTCGGACCCGCCAAACCACCGGCCCCACCGCCTACCTGAGGTTGTCGGAAGGGTGCAGTCATCCCTGTTCCTTCTGTGTTATCCCCAGGATCCGTGGTCCCGTACAAAGCCGGCGGGAGGAGGCCATCCTTCAAGAAGCCCGTGAGCTGGCGGCGCAGGGAGTGGAAGAATTTCTCGTTATTGCCCAGGATACCGGCGACTGGGGCCGCGATTTCAAGGCGACGGGTCGCCTTCCGGCACTCTTGCGTTCGGTCAGCCGGATCCCAAGCATTCGCTGGATCCGGTTGATGTACATGCATCCCATTTCCTTTTCCGATGCTTTGCTCGAAACACTCGTTGAACAACCTAAGAAATTCCCTTACCTGGACATCCCCCTTCAACACATCGATTCCCGTGTTTTATCGGAGATGCAGCGCAAAACAGATGAATCCGATATCCGGCATCTGCTCGATCGCCTGCATTCCAAAGCGCCCCATTTATCACTACGAACCACGTTCATCGTTGGATTTCCCGGTGAAACTGACGCTCAGTTTGATCGCCTCCTCCATTTTGTGCAGGAAGGCCATTTTGATTATCTGGGGGCTTTCGCCTACTCCCCGGAGGAAGAAACACCGGCTGCCCGGCGGACGGACCAGATCCCCGAAGACGTTAAACAGGAACGGCTGGCGGCGCTGACTGAGGCGTACTACGACGTGGCTCTTGCCAAAGCGCAACAGCGAATTGGACAAGTGGAAACTGTTCTCCTGGAAGATTCTGAGGCCGGAGACGTGTTCGGACGCACGTGCCGGGAAGCGCCGGAAATCGATGCGGTGGTGCGCCTGCTGCAAAAGACCGTTGAGCCGCGGGGCGGCCGTTTTATTCAGGCGAAATTGACGGGATTTGATGCCTACGAATTTTCCGCTGAGCCTGTTTAG